The window TAGAGAAGTCACGCCCTTCCAGTTAATATAGAGTCTCTGTCTTTACTTATGGAACGGTATTCTTTAAAATGGCTTTTCATATTTCTAACGAATATCTCCCAAATTTCGGGGTCATACAGATACTGCCCCTCTAATGAAAGTTCTTTTAAGAATTTGTACTTCTGATATTCTGTTAAAAACGTTTGACCATGGCTTTTGTTATGATAAAAATCTGCAATAGCAAGTATTTTAGCAAACAAGTGAATCTCCGAGCCTTTTAGACCAAAAGGGAAGCCGCTTCCATCATAAAGTTCATGATGAAACAGCACAGCAAGTAGTACACTGCAATCAAACTCGTTTTTACCCGCTAGTACTTCAAACCCTTTTTTCGCGTGATCACTATCACTATGAGACATGATACCAATGTCATGGAGTAATCCCGCACAAGCTAAATGATATATATCTGTCTGTGATAGCTTCAGCCAATTTCCGATGGTTGCACAGAGTATTCCGACATGAGTAGACTTTGTATCGATTAATTCAAAAATGTTCGAAGACTTCTGTAGATGATATATAATTTCTATAGCTTTATGACGTATTTCCATAGTATTCATAAGGCACTCCCTAGAATCAATGACATTCTTTTCACCAATACTGTGAAAATTATAGCATCGGACTCCGCGAATTACTATTTACTAAAGTTAATAAAAATTGAAATGTTACAAAAATGAGCAATTTGTACTGAGTCTAAATAACCTCCTCTTCCTTGGCCTTTACAATTGCTTGAGTTCGATTTTTAAGATTTAACTTTTGGAAAATTGTATTATTGTAGACCTTGATGGTCCCCTCTTTTAATTGCAATTTATCAGCAATTTCTTTATTCGTATAGCCTTTCTCAATCCATTTAAGAATCCTAAATTCTTGCTCAGTTAAGGAATCAATTTCTCCTGAAGCCTTTTGAGTAGGTATGTTCACTTTGGCTTGTGTTCTTCGCAATAGCGCATTAATCTTAGCAATTAATACGTTCGGATCAAACGGTTTCGTCATATAATCGTCCCCACCGATCTCTAGTCCAGAAATAATCGTTTCTGTTTCTTGTAAACAGCTTAAAAAAATCACTGGTATCGCATATTTCTCTCGGATAGTTTTGCAAATATCGAGTCCCGTCATATCAGGTATCATGATATCTAATATAATCACATCAGGTCGATAGCGTTCGACAGCTTGAATCCCTGTTTTCCCACTATCTGCACAAAGTACCTCATACTCATTTTCTATCAAATACAATTCAATCAGTGCTCTAATCTTATACTCATCATCTATTACTAAGACCTTTCCCTTACTCATGATATACCCTCCAGATACTCAACCTGAACGAATTGAAATGGCAACATAAAATAAAAACGACTCCCCTCTCCTAGAACACTTTCTACTCCAATGGTACCCCCGTGATTTTCGATGAT of the Desulfuribacillus stibiiarsenatis genome contains:
- a CDS encoding HD-GYP domain-containing protein, translated to MNTMEIRHKAIEIIYHLQKSSNIFELIDTKSTHVGILCATIGNWLKLSQTDIYHLACAGLLHDIGIMSHSDSDHAKKGFEVLAGKNEFDCSVLLAVLFHHELYDGSGFPFGLKGSEIHLFAKILAIADFYHNKSHGQTFLTEYQKYKFLKELSLEGQYLYDPEIWEIFVRNMKSHFKEYRSISKDRDSILTGRA
- a CDS encoding response regulator transcription factor translates to MSKGKVLVIDDEYKIRALIELYLIENEYEVLCADSGKTGIQAVERYRPDVIILDIMIPDMTGLDICKTIREKYAIPVIFLSCLQETETIISGLEIGGDDYMTKPFDPNVLIAKINALLRRTQAKVNIPTQKASGEIDSLTEQEFRILKWIEKGYTNKEIADKLQLKEGTIKVYNNTIFQKLNLKNRTQAIVKAKEEEVI